The following coding sequences lie in one Bordetella genomosp. 9 genomic window:
- a CDS encoding 3',5'-nucleoside bisphosphate phosphatase, with protein sequence MPDSAFSNVDLHCHSTVSDGVLSPRDVALRARANGVDVWSLTDHDEVGGLAEAAEAAAEAGLRFVTGVEISVTWASQTVHIVGLGFDPQNTALREGLRRTRSGRADRARKIGEKLAQMGMPGAFEGALPFAGNPELISRTHFARYLVEAGFCPDVQTVFNKYLGDDCPGQVAIQWATLAEAVRWIVDAGGRAVIAHPGRYKYTPLQFAALYDEFQRLGGEGIEVVTGSHTPDECRRYADVARECGFLASRGSDFHSPSESRVDLGRLPPLPRDLRPVWHDWA encoded by the coding sequence ATGCCCGATTCCGCCTTTTCCAATGTCGATCTGCATTGCCACTCCACCGTTTCTGATGGCGTGCTGTCCCCGCGCGACGTCGCGCTGCGGGCGCGCGCCAACGGCGTGGACGTCTGGTCGCTCACCGATCATGATGAAGTGGGCGGCCTGGCCGAGGCTGCCGAAGCCGCGGCAGAGGCGGGACTGCGTTTCGTCACCGGCGTCGAAATCTCGGTGACGTGGGCATCGCAGACTGTGCATATCGTCGGTCTGGGGTTCGACCCGCAGAATACGGCGCTGCGCGAAGGCCTGCGCCGCACCCGTTCGGGGCGGGCCGACCGCGCGCGCAAGATCGGCGAAAAACTCGCCCAGATGGGCATGCCGGGCGCTTTCGAAGGCGCTTTGCCCTTTGCCGGCAACCCGGAACTGATCAGCCGCACGCATTTCGCCCGCTATCTCGTGGAAGCAGGCTTTTGCCCCGACGTTCAAACAGTTTTCAACAAGTACCTGGGCGACGACTGCCCGGGGCAGGTGGCCATACAGTGGGCCACGCTGGCCGAAGCCGTGCGCTGGATCGTCGATGCCGGCGGCCGCGCGGTCATCGCCCACCCGGGCCGATACAAGTACACCCCCTTGCAGTTTGCCGCGCTATACGACGAATTCCAGCGTCTGGGCGGGGAGGGCATCGAGGTCGTGACGGGCAGCCACACCCCCGACGAATGCCGCCGTTACGCGGACGTTGCCCGGGAATGCGGCTTCCTTGCTTCGCGCGGCTCGGACTTCCATAGCCCCTCGGAAAGCCGCGTCGATCTGGGCCGCCTGCCGCCGCTGCCGCGCGACCTGCGCCCGGTGTGGCACGATTGGGCCTGA
- a CDS encoding alpha/beta fold hydrolase, giving the protein MPNPRLDFVTCASPAGLHRQAYWEWGDPDNDKVLLCVHGLTRTGRDFDTLAQRLCGEYRVVCPDVVGRGASDWLLNPAFYTVPQYVADMVTLIARLRPATLHWIGTSMGGLIGMTLAGTAALSARMRTRQHAGHDRLPGQGLHIDKLVLNDVGPRLQAAALSRIGQYVGQGQAFDSFEDAVAYLRDVSAAFGSHTDEQWRDLASHVFRQEGGRWVKHYDLGLAAPFNVQDDAALAAGEQMLWHSYEAIDCPILVMRGAHSDLLSPETVREMVRRNPRTQSVEVEGVGHAPTLMHDNQLGPIENFLRGLQ; this is encoded by the coding sequence ATGCCGAATCCGCGTCTCGATTTCGTGACTTGCGCCAGCCCAGCGGGCCTGCATCGCCAGGCTTACTGGGAATGGGGCGACCCCGACAACGACAAGGTGCTTCTGTGCGTGCACGGCCTGACCCGCACCGGCCGCGATTTCGACACCCTGGCCCAACGCCTATGCGGCGAGTATCGGGTCGTGTGCCCGGACGTCGTGGGCCGCGGCGCGTCGGACTGGCTGCTGAATCCGGCCTTCTACACCGTCCCCCAGTACGTCGCCGATATGGTGACGCTGATCGCGCGCCTGCGGCCCGCGACGCTGCACTGGATCGGCACGTCGATGGGCGGCTTGATCGGCATGACGCTGGCCGGCACCGCGGCGCTGTCCGCTCGCATGCGCACCAGACAGCACGCGGGCCATGACCGCCTGCCGGGCCAGGGGCTGCACATCGACAAACTCGTGCTGAACGATGTGGGGCCGCGCCTGCAGGCCGCGGCGCTTTCGCGCATCGGCCAGTATGTGGGGCAGGGGCAGGCGTTCGATAGTTTCGAGGACGCCGTCGCCTATCTGCGCGACGTCTCGGCGGCATTTGGCAGTCACACCGATGAGCAGTGGCGCGACCTGGCGAGCCATGTCTTCCGACAGGAGGGCGGGCGCTGGGTCAAGCACTACGATCTCGGCCTGGCGGCGCCATTCAACGTGCAGGACGACGCCGCGCTGGCCGCGGGCGAACAGATGCTCTGGCATTCCTACGAGGCCATCGATTGTCCGATCCTGGTCATGCGGGGCGCGCACTCGGATCTGCTCAGCCCCGAAACAGTGCGGGAGATGGTCCGGCGCAATCCGCGCACGCAAAGCGTGGAGGTGGAAGGCGTCGGCCATGCGCCTACGCTGATGCACGACAACCAGCTCGGTCCCATCGAAAACTTCCTGCGCGGCCTACAATAA
- a CDS encoding M20 family metallopeptidase, protein MNARVPDSAVSGPVDPQALQAYVDDKWDREILPALTDYIAIPAKSPAFDADWEKNAYIERVVRDAAQWVETQKVDGLTLEVVRLPGRTPVIFFDAPATRQDNGDTVLFYGHLDKQPEFSGWRAGLGPWTPKYEDGKLYGRGGADDGYAIYASLTAILALDKQGIPRPRCVGIVETCEESGSYDLLPYVDALRTRMGNVALVVCLDSGAGNYDQLWMTTSLRGMVSGTLEVQVLDEGVHSGDSSGVVPSSFRILRHLLDRLEDSATGRLLPQSFHCEVPAERLEQARATAQILGDEVWRRFPWSCGADGGFVLPMTTDPEQALLNRTWRPTLSVTGADGLPPLSSAGNVLRPRTAFKLSLRLPPLVDAVAAAQELKTLLEHDAPYNAKVIFKPSEGQSTGWNAPASAPWLTSALDAASRQYYGAPCGYIGQGGTIPLMNILQKGFPNSQFMVCGVLGPKSNAHGPNEFLHVPYGKKLTAAVAQTIAAMPAA, encoded by the coding sequence ATGAATGCACGTGTTCCCGATTCCGCGGTTTCCGGTCCCGTCGATCCGCAGGCCCTGCAGGCCTACGTGGACGACAAATGGGATCGCGAGATTCTGCCCGCGCTCACCGACTACATCGCCATCCCGGCCAAAAGCCCGGCGTTCGACGCCGATTGGGAAAAAAACGCGTACATCGAGCGGGTCGTGCGCGACGCCGCCCAGTGGGTGGAAACGCAGAAGGTCGATGGCCTGACGCTGGAAGTGGTGCGCCTGCCTGGCCGCACGCCGGTGATTTTCTTCGATGCGCCGGCCACCCGGCAGGACAACGGCGACACGGTGCTGTTCTACGGCCACCTGGACAAGCAGCCCGAGTTCTCCGGCTGGCGGGCCGGACTGGGGCCTTGGACCCCGAAATATGAGGATGGCAAGCTCTACGGCCGCGGCGGCGCGGACGACGGCTACGCCATCTACGCCTCCCTGACCGCCATCCTGGCGCTGGACAAGCAGGGCATTCCGCGTCCCCGCTGCGTGGGCATCGTCGAAACCTGCGAGGAATCGGGCAGTTACGACCTGCTGCCGTATGTGGACGCGCTGCGCACCCGCATGGGCAACGTCGCGCTGGTCGTGTGTCTGGATTCCGGGGCGGGAAATTACGACCAGCTCTGGATGACCACCTCGTTGCGCGGCATGGTGTCCGGCACGCTCGAGGTCCAGGTGTTGGACGAGGGCGTGCATTCGGGCGATTCCAGCGGCGTGGTGCCGTCCAGCTTCCGCATCCTGCGCCATCTGCTCGACCGCCTGGAAGACAGCGCGACGGGGCGGCTGCTGCCGCAGAGCTTCCATTGCGAGGTCCCCGCGGAACGCCTGGAACAAGCGCGCGCCACGGCGCAGATCCTGGGCGATGAAGTCTGGCGTCGTTTTCCCTGGAGCTGCGGCGCGGACGGCGGCTTCGTGCTGCCCATGACCACCGATCCCGAGCAGGCGCTGCTCAATCGCACGTGGCGGCCGACGCTGTCGGTGACAGGCGCCGATGGGCTGCCGCCGCTGTCCAGCGCGGGCAACGTGCTGCGGCCCCGCACGGCCTTCAAGCTGTCCCTGCGGCTGCCGCCGCTGGTGGACGCCGTGGCCGCCGCGCAGGAACTGAAAACCCTGCTCGAGCACGACGCGCCCTACAACGCCAAAGTGATCTTCAAACCCAGCGAGGGCCAGTCCACCGGCTGGAATGCGCCTGCGTCGGCGCCCTGGCTTACCAGCGCGCTGGATGCCGCGTCCCGTCAGTATTACGGCGCCCCGTGCGGCTATATCGGGCAGGGCGGCACCATTCCGCTCATGAATATCCTGCAAAAGGGTTTTCCCAATTCGCAGTTCATGGTTTGCGGTGTGCTCGGCCCCAAGTCGAACGCCCACGGACCGAACGAATTCCTGCACGTACCCTATGGCAAGAAGCTGACGGCGGCCGTCGCGCAGACCATCGCCGCCATGCCGGCCGCCTGA
- a CDS encoding class I SAM-dependent methyltransferase, which produces MTRPRRNAGAVFSRPIMPNTYDIRPGQSVELLKELHILTRDGKMNQDSRRKLKQVYHLFQFIEPLLQALKEDGRDISLVDHGAGKSYLGFILYDLFFKGLGDHSHIYGIETREPLVRYSRELAQRLGFAGGMSFLNLSVAEAIESPELPARVDIVTALHACDTATDDAIRFALRRQARYIVVVPCCQAEVAAALRRNKQRAMGDPLSEIWRHPLHTREFGSQVTNVLRCLQLEAHGYQVSVTELVGWEHSMKNELIIAQQNKDVARRRATERLNAMLDRIGLQELKTRFFAPAAEETATAQ; this is translated from the coding sequence ATGACGAGGCCCCGCCGCAATGCCGGGGCCGTTTTTTCCCGCCCGATCATGCCCAATACCTACGACATCCGCCCCGGCCAGTCCGTCGAACTGCTGAAGGAACTGCACATCCTGACGCGCGACGGCAAGATGAACCAGGATAGCCGGCGCAAACTCAAGCAGGTCTATCACCTGTTCCAGTTCATCGAGCCGCTGCTCCAGGCGCTCAAGGAAGACGGCCGCGACATATCGCTGGTCGACCACGGCGCGGGCAAGTCGTACCTGGGCTTCATCCTGTACGACCTGTTTTTCAAGGGTCTGGGCGACCATTCCCACATCTACGGCATCGAGACGCGCGAGCCGCTGGTGCGCTACTCGCGCGAGCTCGCGCAGCGGCTGGGGTTCGCGGGAGGCATGTCCTTCCTGAACCTTTCGGTGGCGGAGGCCATCGAGTCGCCCGAACTGCCGGCCCGGGTGGATATCGTGACGGCGCTGCACGCCTGCGATACCGCCACGGACGACGCCATCCGCTTCGCCTTGCGCAGGCAGGCGCGCTATATCGTCGTGGTGCCCTGCTGCCAGGCGGAAGTGGCCGCGGCGTTGCGCCGGAACAAGCAGCGGGCCATGGGCGACCCGTTATCGGAAATCTGGCGCCACCCCCTGCATACGCGCGAGTTCGGCAGCCAGGTGACGAATGTGCTGCGCTGCCTGCAACTGGAGGCGCACGGCTACCAGGTCAGCGTAACGGAACTCGTGGGCTGGGAGCATTCGATGAAGAACGAGCTCATCATCGCCCAGCAGAACAAGGACGTGGCGCGCCGGCGCGCCACCGAGCGGCTGAACGCCATGCTGGACCGCATCGGCCTGCAGGAGCTGAAGACCCGTTTCTTTGCGCCAGCGGCCGAGGAAACCGCGACGGCGCAATAG
- the greB gene encoding transcription elongation factor GreB, with protein sequence MNKAFVKETDQDEDDDIPQAQALPAGTRNYMTPQGYARLRDELTHLMNVERPSVVQVVSWAASNGDRSENGDYLYGKKRLREIDRRMRFLTRRLDIAEVVDPAAQPNRDQVFFGATVVYMDKAGEEHEVTIVGVDEAEPLAGKISWISPVARALLKAREGDTVTLRTPGGVETLEILEVRYP encoded by the coding sequence ATGAACAAAGCTTTTGTCAAAGAAACGGACCAGGACGAAGACGACGACATTCCGCAAGCCCAGGCCCTGCCCGCGGGAACGCGAAACTACATGACGCCGCAAGGCTACGCACGCCTGCGCGATGAATTGACCCATTTGATGAATGTCGAGCGGCCCAGCGTCGTCCAGGTCGTGTCATGGGCGGCGTCCAATGGCGACCGCTCCGAAAACGGCGATTATCTGTACGGCAAGAAGCGCCTGCGTGAAATCGACCGCCGCATGCGCTTCCTGACCCGCCGTCTCGATATTGCGGAAGTCGTCGATCCGGCGGCGCAGCCCAATCGCGACCAGGTGTTCTTCGGCGCCACGGTGGTCTATATGGATAAGGCCGGGGAAGAGCACGAAGTCACCATCGTCGGCGTGGACGAGGCCGAGCCGCTGGCCGGCAAAATCAGCTGGATTTCTCCGGTCGCCCGCGCCTTGCTGAAGGCGCGCGAGGGCGACACCGTCACGCTGCGCACGCCAGGTGGCGTCGAGACGCTGGAAATTCTCGAAGTACGGTATCCGTAG
- the purL gene encoding phosphoribosylformylglycinamidine synthase, with product MSIVQYFPGSSVLSTFRRERLLAQLKQAGLPVADISARYEHFILCDAQLADADRQRLAELLDYGPPYEAEAPAKALVLRVIPRLGTISPWASKATDIAHNCGLAAVRRIERGVRYVLTPERGLLGAKSFDDAMLARAADCLHDRMTETVVDAQFDGQALFAPVEGRPMRTVPVLAQGRAALEQANTTLGLALSDDEIVYLAEAFAKLERDPTDVELMMFAQANSEHCRHKIFNAQWVIDGQPQPNTLFGMIRATHAAQPGGTVVAYSDNAAIMEGGVAQRFHAGVAGEGDAALTYRRREALVHTLMKVETHNHPTAIAPFPGASTGAGGEIRDEGATGRGSKPKAGLTGFTVSHLRFDDAPQPWENDHHGLPDRIASPLSIMIEGPIGGAAFNNEFGRPNLLGYFRSFEQTAGGTRWGYHKPIMIAGGLGSIDAGLTHKEKIPPGALLIQLGGPGLRIGMGGGAASSMGVGSNSADLDFDSVQRGNPEIERRAQEVIDRCWQQGERNPILAIHDVGAGGLSNAFPELVNDAGRGAVFDLTRVPVEESGMSPAEIWSNESQERYVLAVLPDDLPRFDAIARRERCPYAVVGVATEERQLRVVQGEGLPGVDPQGQAAGPVRPVDVPIDVILGKPPRMTRDVKRLPGVSEPLDLAGIDLTEAAYRVLRHPTVANKTFLITIGDRTVGGLSARDQMVGPWQVPVADCAVTLADYEGFRGEAMAMGERTPLAMIDAPASGRMAVAEALTNLAAADVHLVEHIKLSANWMAACGVPGQDAALYDTVSAVSELCQAVGLSIPVGKDSLSMKTSWTEGGEQRQVIAPVSLIVSAFAPVGDARRTLTPQLRTDAGDTVLILIDLGRGLHRMGGSILAQAYNQVGTETPDIDVPQDLRAFFITIRTLAEAGTLLAYHDRSDGGLFATLCEMAFAGHTGISVNLDMLTFDANAADWGDFKIRPEQVAVQREELTLKALFSEEAGAVIQVPASQRDAVMQVLRGAGLSRFAHVIGGLNDSDEIEFYRDGRKIWGQPRAELGRAWSETSYRIMARRDNPACAQAELDMWQDKDDPGFSPVVSFDPQEDVAAPFIATGKRPRVAILREQGCNSQIEMAWAFDTAGFEALDVHMTDLLSGRVDLRTVNGMVAVGGFSYGDVLGAGEGWARTIRFNSQLSDQFAAFFGRQDTFGLGVCNGAQMFAALASMIPGAQDWPRFTRNLSEKYEARLSMVEIADSPSIFFAGMAGTRVPVAVAHGEGYANFARQGDPSRVIAAARYIDNRGAPTEVYPFNPNGSPGGLTAVTTPDGRFTSIMPHPERVTRNVMMSWAPEKWGERDSGGAFSPWMRAFRNARVWMK from the coding sequence GTGTCCATCGTCCAGTATTTCCCCGGCTCTTCCGTTCTGTCGACTTTCCGCCGCGAGCGGCTGCTTGCCCAATTGAAGCAGGCCGGGCTGCCGGTGGCCGATATTTCGGCGCGCTACGAGCATTTCATCTTGTGCGACGCCCAGCTGGCGGATGCCGACCGGCAGCGGCTGGCGGAGCTGCTGGACTACGGCCCCCCCTATGAAGCCGAAGCGCCGGCCAAAGCGCTGGTTCTGCGCGTCATTCCGCGTCTGGGCACGATTTCGCCCTGGGCCAGCAAGGCCACCGACATTGCGCACAACTGCGGGCTTGCCGCCGTGCGCCGCATCGAGCGCGGCGTTCGCTACGTGCTGACGCCGGAAAGAGGCCTGCTGGGCGCCAAGTCCTTTGACGACGCCATGCTGGCGCGCGCCGCCGATTGTTTGCACGACCGCATGACCGAAACGGTCGTCGACGCGCAATTCGACGGCCAGGCGCTGTTCGCCCCGGTCGAAGGCCGCCCCATGCGCACCGTGCCGGTGCTCGCGCAAGGCCGGGCCGCCCTTGAGCAGGCCAATACGACCCTGGGGCTTGCGCTTTCCGACGACGAAATCGTCTACCTGGCCGAAGCCTTCGCCAAGCTGGAGCGCGACCCCACGGACGTCGAGCTGATGATGTTCGCGCAGGCCAATAGCGAGCATTGCCGGCACAAGATTTTCAACGCCCAGTGGGTCATCGACGGCCAGCCGCAGCCCAATACCCTGTTCGGCATGATCCGCGCCACGCATGCCGCCCAGCCGGGCGGCACCGTCGTGGCGTATTCGGATAACGCGGCCATCATGGAAGGCGGGGTGGCGCAGCGCTTCCACGCCGGCGTGGCCGGCGAAGGCGACGCGGCGCTGACCTACCGGCGGCGCGAGGCCCTGGTGCACACCCTGATGAAGGTGGAGACGCACAATCACCCCACGGCGATCGCGCCGTTTCCGGGCGCGTCCACCGGCGCGGGCGGCGAGATCCGGGACGAAGGCGCCACAGGCCGCGGATCCAAGCCCAAGGCGGGCCTGACCGGATTCACCGTGTCCCATCTGCGCTTCGACGATGCGCCGCAGCCCTGGGAAAACGATCACCATGGCTTGCCGGACCGGATCGCCTCGCCCTTGTCCATCATGATCGAGGGCCCGATCGGGGGGGCCGCCTTCAACAACGAGTTCGGCCGGCCCAACCTGCTCGGCTACTTCCGCAGCTTCGAGCAGACGGCGGGCGGCACGCGCTGGGGTTATCACAAGCCCATCATGATCGCCGGCGGCCTGGGCAGCATCGACGCCGGCCTGACGCACAAGGAAAAAATCCCGCCCGGTGCGCTCCTGATCCAGCTGGGCGGCCCCGGCCTGCGCATCGGCATGGGCGGCGGCGCGGCGTCCAGCATGGGCGTGGGCAGCAACAGCGCCGACCTGGATTTCGATTCGGTCCAGCGCGGCAACCCGGAAATCGAGCGGCGCGCGCAGGAAGTCATCGACCGCTGCTGGCAGCAGGGCGAGCGCAATCCGATCCTGGCCATCCATGACGTGGGCGCGGGCGGGCTGTCCAACGCCTTCCCCGAACTGGTCAACGACGCCGGGCGCGGCGCCGTCTTCGACCTGACGCGCGTGCCGGTGGAAGAATCGGGCATGTCGCCCGCCGAAATCTGGAGCAACGAGTCGCAGGAGCGCTATGTCCTGGCGGTGCTGCCGGACGATTTGCCGCGCTTCGACGCCATCGCGCGCCGCGAACGCTGTCCCTATGCGGTCGTTGGCGTCGCAACGGAAGAGCGTCAATTGCGCGTCGTGCAGGGCGAAGGCCTGCCGGGCGTGGATCCGCAGGGCCAAGCGGCCGGCCCCGTCCGCCCGGTGGACGTCCCCATCGACGTTATCCTGGGCAAGCCGCCCCGTATGACCCGCGACGTCAAGCGGCTGCCCGGCGTGTCCGAGCCGCTGGATCTGGCGGGCATCGACCTGACCGAAGCGGCGTATCGCGTGCTGCGCCATCCGACGGTGGCCAACAAGACCTTCCTCATTACCATCGGCGACCGCACGGTGGGCGGTCTGTCCGCGCGCGACCAGATGGTCGGTCCCTGGCAGGTGCCCGTCGCGGACTGCGCCGTCACCCTGGCCGACTACGAAGGCTTCCGAGGCGAAGCCATGGCGATGGGCGAGCGCACGCCGCTGGCGATGATCGACGCTCCGGCGTCCGGGCGCATGGCCGTGGCCGAGGCGCTGACCAATCTGGCGGCTGCCGACGTCCACCTGGTGGAGCACATCAAGCTGTCGGCCAACTGGATGGCCGCCTGCGGCGTGCCGGGCCAGGATGCCGCCCTGTATGACACCGTGTCCGCCGTCAGCGAGCTGTGCCAGGCGGTGGGCCTGTCGATTCCGGTGGGCAAGGATTCCCTGTCCATGAAGACGTCGTGGACCGAAGGCGGCGAGCAGCGCCAGGTCATTGCGCCGGTGTCGCTGATCGTCAGCGCCTTCGCGCCGGTGGGCGATGCCCGCCGGACGCTGACGCCGCAATTGCGCACCGATGCCGGCGACACCGTGCTGATCCTGATCGACCTGGGCCGCGGCCTGCACCGCATGGGCGGTTCCATACTGGCCCAGGCCTACAACCAGGTGGGCACGGAAACGCCGGACATCGACGTGCCCCAGGACCTGCGCGCCTTCTTCATTACCATCCGCACCCTGGCGGAGGCCGGTACGCTGCTGGCCTACCACGACCGCTCCGATGGCGGCCTGTTCGCCACGCTGTGCGAAATGGCCTTCGCCGGCCACACCGGCATCTCCGTCAACCTCGACATGCTGACCTTCGACGCCAACGCGGCCGATTGGGGCGACTTCAAGATCCGCCCGGAGCAGGTCGCCGTCCAGCGCGAGGAGCTGACCTTGAAGGCGCTGTTCTCGGAAGAGGCCGGCGCCGTCATCCAGGTCCCCGCGTCCCAGCGCGACGCCGTCATGCAGGTGCTGCGAGGGGCAGGGCTGTCCAGGTTCGCCCACGTCATCGGCGGTTTGAACGACAGCGACGAGATCGAGTTCTATCGGGACGGACGCAAGATCTGGGGCCAGCCGCGTGCCGAGCTTGGACGCGCCTGGAGCGAAACCAGTTATCGCATCATGGCTCGCCGCGACAATCCCGCCTGCGCGCAGGCCGAGCTCGACATGTGGCAGGACAAGGACGATCCCGGGTTCTCGCCGGTGGTGTCCTTCGATCCGCAGGAAGACGTGGCGGCGCCCTTCATCGCCACCGGCAAGCGTCCGCGCGTGGCGATTTTGCGCGAGCAGGGCTGCAACAGCCAGATCGAAATGGCGTGGGCCTTTGACACCGCCGGGTTCGAGGCCCTGGACGTGCACATGACCGACCTGCTGTCCGGCCGCGTGGACCTGCGCACCGTCAACGGCATGGTGGCCGTGGGCGGCTTCAGCTATGGCGACGTGCTGGGCGCGGGCGAGGGCTGGGCGCGGACCATCCGCTTCAACAGCCAGCTTTCGGATCAGTTCGCCGCCTTCTTCGGGCGGCAGGATACGTTTGGACTCGGCGTGTGCAACGGTGCGCAGATGTTCGCGGCGCTGGCCAGCATGATCCCCGGCGCGCAGGACTGGCCGCGCTTCACGCGCAACCTCTCGGAGAAGTACGAGGCCCGGCTTTCCATGGTCGAAATCGCCGATTCGCCGTCGATTTTCTTCGCCGGCATGGCGGGCACGCGCGTGCCGGTCGCGGTGGCGCACGGCGAAGGCTATGCCAATTTCGCGCGCCAGGGCGATCCGTCGCGCGTCATCGCCGCGGCACGCTACATCGATAACCGCGGCGCGCCCACCGAGGTCTATCCCTTCAATCCCAACGGCAGCCCCGGCGGACTGACGGCGGTGACCACGCCCGACGGCCGCTTCACCTCCATCATGCCGCACCCCGAACGGGTCACCCGGAACGTGATGATGTCCTGGGCGCCCGAGAAATGGGGCGAGCGCGATAGCGGCGGCGCCTTCAGCCCCTGGATGCGCGCGTTCCGCAATGCGCGGGTCTGGATGAAGTAA
- a CDS encoding DUF1415 domain-containing protein translates to MEDRDARAACTRAAIEATQAWLVRAVIGLNLCPFAKIVHVKGQIRYAVSHAADEAGVAADLESELRRLVESDPVSVDTTMLILTSALQDFGAYNDFLAQGDRMLKRMRLRGVVQIASFHPDYRFADAGPDDIENYTNRSPYPILHLLREDSVARAIDSYPDPDDIYARNQETLRRLGYEGWRRVMRGEGR, encoded by the coding sequence ATGGAGGACCGTGACGCTCGTGCCGCATGCACGCGGGCAGCGATCGAAGCCACCCAAGCCTGGCTGGTCCGTGCGGTCATCGGCTTGAACCTTTGCCCGTTCGCCAAAATCGTCCACGTCAAGGGCCAGATCCGGTACGCGGTTAGCCACGCCGCCGACGAGGCGGGCGTGGCTGCAGATCTGGAAAGCGAACTGCGCCGGCTGGTGGAGAGCGACCCGGTAAGCGTCGATACCACCATGCTGATCCTCACTTCGGCTTTGCAGGATTTCGGCGCGTACAACGACTTCCTGGCGCAGGGCGACCGCATGCTCAAGCGCATGCGTCTGCGCGGCGTCGTGCAGATCGCCAGCTTCCATCCGGATTACCGGTTCGCCGACGCCGGGCCGGACGACATCGAGAACTATACGAACCGTTCGCCGTATCCAATCCTGCACCTGCTGCGCGAGGACAGCGTCGCACGGGCGATCGACAGCTATCCGGATCCCGACGATATCTACGCGCGCAACCAGGAAACGCTGCGCCGCCTGGGCTACGAGGGATGGCGGCGCGTCATGCGCGGGGAAGGGCGCTAG